The following proteins are co-located in the Pararhizobium capsulatum DSM 1112 genome:
- a CDS encoding ABC transporter ATP-binding protein — MGAEPLLRIEKLVKHFDVRLGAFGERSATVYALDNVDLDIMEGETLSLVGESGCGKSTTGFTILNLYRATSGKVVYRGQDLVKLDEKAMRPFRRDLQIVFQDPYSTLNPRMTVGEAVGEPILFHKLATKAELKGKVETLLGDVGLPARFAQRYPHELSGGQRQRVAIARALACQPKFIVCDEAISALDVSIQAQIINLLLDLQDKYGLTYLFIAHDLAVVRHISTRVGVMYLGRLAELASRDALFEEPLHPYTKALLSAVPETDPAHERSRQRQILQGDVPSPLNPPAGCRFHTRCPIAMEVCGRIIPEWKEAKPGHYVACHAVNTGQTA; from the coding sequence ATGGGTGCTGAACCGCTGCTCCGGATCGAGAAGCTCGTCAAGCATTTCGATGTCCGCCTCGGCGCCTTTGGGGAACGATCGGCGACCGTCTATGCGCTCGACAATGTCGATCTCGATATCATGGAAGGCGAGACGCTGAGCCTTGTCGGCGAATCCGGCTGCGGCAAGTCGACGACAGGTTTCACCATTCTCAATCTCTACCGCGCCACCAGCGGCAAAGTCGTCTATCGCGGCCAGGATCTGGTAAAGCTCGACGAGAAAGCCATGCGGCCCTTCCGCCGCGATCTCCAGATCGTCTTCCAGGATCCCTATTCGACCCTCAACCCGCGCATGACGGTGGGTGAGGCGGTCGGCGAGCCGATCCTGTTTCACAAGCTGGCGACCAAGGCAGAACTAAAGGGCAAGGTCGAGACGCTTCTCGGCGATGTCGGGCTGCCTGCCCGCTTTGCCCAGCGCTATCCGCACGAGCTTTCCGGCGGCCAGCGCCAGCGTGTCGCGATCGCCCGCGCGCTTGCCTGCCAGCCGAAATTCATCGTCTGCGACGAGGCGATCTCGGCGCTCGATGTCTCGATCCAGGCGCAGATCATCAACCTGCTGCTCGATCTTCAGGACAAGTATGGGCTGACCTATCTGTTCATCGCCCATGACCTTGCCGTCGTGCGGCACATCTCGACCCGTGTCGGGGTAATGTATCTCGGCCGCCTTGCCGAGCTTGCAAGCCGCGATGCGTTGTTTGAGGAGCCGCTGCATCCCTATACGAAGGCCCTGCTCTCCGCCGTACCGGAAACCGATCCCGCGCATGAGCGCAGCCGCCAACGCCAGATTCTGCAGGGTGACGTGCCAAGCCCGCTTAATCCGCCGGCTGGGTGCCGCTTCCACACGCGCTGCCCGATTGCCATGGAGGTTTGCGGCCGGATCATACCGGAGTGGAAGGAAGCGAAACCCGGGCACTATGTCGCTTGCCATGCTGTCAACACGGGGCAGACGGCATGA
- a CDS encoding ABC transporter ATP-binding protein — protein MTANAKERLLDVRGLTVEIETRRGPAVIVDGIDLHVDKGETLGVVGESGCGKSLTMLSLMRLLPNKIKVAGGTATFDGRDLQKMSKSELRKVRGGDVGFIFQDPMTSLNPVMRIGDQICEPLIYHRKMSKAQARVRAVELLRLVGIPGPEERLMAYPHELSGGMRQRVMIAIGLSCNPKLLIADEPTTALDVTIQAQIVDLVKELRGRLGMSVVWITHDLALIAGLVDRVAVLYAGTVVEDAPVDDLYARPSHPYTRGLLASIPKLSDAPSSRLSSIGGTPPEPGRRPKGCPFAPRCPLVQSICLQSVPKLEPIAGQGSHRAACFVVQKMQEAA, from the coding sequence ATGACGGCGAACGCGAAAGAACGGCTGCTCGACGTGCGCGGTCTCACCGTCGAGATCGAGACGCGCCGCGGTCCGGCTGTGATCGTCGATGGCATCGATCTGCATGTCGACAAGGGCGAGACACTCGGCGTCGTCGGCGAATCCGGCTGCGGCAAGAGCCTGACGATGCTGAGCTTGATGCGGCTGCTGCCCAACAAGATCAAGGTCGCCGGCGGAACCGCGACCTTCGATGGCCGCGACCTGCAGAAGATGTCGAAATCGGAGTTGCGCAAGGTGCGTGGCGGCGATGTCGGCTTCATCTTCCAGGACCCGATGACCTCGCTCAATCCGGTGATGCGCATTGGCGACCAGATCTGCGAGCCGCTGATCTATCATCGCAAGATGTCGAAGGCGCAGGCGCGGGTGCGGGCGGTGGAACTCTTGCGGCTGGTCGGCATTCCCGGGCCGGAAGAGAGGCTGATGGCCTATCCGCACGAGCTTTCGGGCGGCATGCGTCAGCGGGTGATGATCGCAATCGGTCTTTCCTGCAATCCGAAACTGCTGATTGCCGACGAGCCGACGACCGCGCTCGACGTGACCATTCAGGCCCAGATCGTCGATCTCGTAAAAGAACTTCGTGGACGGCTCGGCATGTCGGTCGTCTGGATCACGCACGACCTCGCGTTGATTGCCGGGCTCGTGGATCGCGTGGCGGTGCTCTATGCCGGAACGGTTGTGGAAGATGCTCCGGTCGATGATCTCTATGCCCGGCCAAGCCATCCCTATACGCGCGGGTTGCTCGCCTCCATTCCAAAGCTTTCGGATGCGCCATCCAGCCGCCTAAGCTCGATCGGCGGTACCCCGCCGGAGCCTGGACGCCGGCCAAAAGGCTGTCCTTTCGCCCCGCGTTGCCCGCTCGTACAGTCGATCTGTCTCCAGAGCGTGCCGAAGCTTGAACCGATTGCCGGTCAGGGCAGCCACCGGGCGGCATGCTTCGTCGTCCAGAAAATGCAGGAGGCCGCGTGA
- a CDS encoding ABC transporter permease yields MSVVPLSAIDTAEEPPVNLWRDAWHRLKRNKLAVFGLATVIILALIALIGPYVLPHDFLSQDLASRNMPPSLEYFFGTDDLGRDVFSRVVYGTRTAFLVAIIVTFFAVAIGLTLGAIAGFFGDPFDRIIMWLTDVTMSVPNLLLVVVINASLKNPITNWMEARYMATLNPIYRETVWVDFILVFGSMALISWPPYARLVRAQVMSIRSRPYITAAQALGLTNWIIIRRYVIPNALGPLIVSVSAGLGTAMVLESAFSFLGVGVNPPTPSWGNMISDGLRVWQHYPHLLAAPAAVLGLASVAFSFLGDGLNDALNPKGSK; encoded by the coding sequence ATGTCCGTCGTTCCCCTTTCGGCTATAGACACGGCAGAAGAACCCCCGGTCAACCTGTGGCGCGATGCCTGGCACCGCCTGAAGCGCAACAAGCTTGCGGTCTTCGGTCTTGCCACCGTCATCATCCTTGCGCTGATCGCCTTGATCGGCCCCTATGTGCTGCCGCACGATTTTCTGAGCCAGGATCTGGCATCCCGCAACATGCCGCCGTCGCTGGAGTATTTCTTCGGCACGGACGATCTCGGTCGCGATGTCTTCAGCCGCGTCGTCTATGGAACGCGCACCGCGTTTCTAGTGGCGATCATCGTCACCTTCTTTGCCGTCGCGATCGGCCTGACACTCGGGGCGATCGCCGGCTTCTTTGGCGATCCCTTCGACCGCATCATCATGTGGCTGACGGACGTGACGATGTCTGTGCCGAACCTTCTGCTCGTCGTCGTCATCAATGCATCGCTGAAAAACCCGATCACCAACTGGATGGAGGCGCGTTATATGGCGACGCTCAATCCGATCTACCGCGAAACAGTGTGGGTGGATTTCATCCTCGTGTTCGGTTCCATGGCGTTGATCTCCTGGCCACCCTATGCGCGCCTCGTCCGCGCGCAGGTCATGTCGATCCGCAGCCGGCCCTATATCACGGCGGCCCAGGCGCTCGGCCTCACCAACTGGATCATCATCCGTCGCTATGTAATCCCCAACGCGCTTGGCCCGCTGATCGTGTCGGTCAGCGCCGGTCTCGGCACGGCGATGGTTCTGGAAAGCGCCTTCTCGTTCCTCGGCGTCGGTGTCAATCCACCGACCCCGAGCTGGGGCAACATGATCTCCGACGGTCTCCGCGTCTGGCAGCATTATCCGCATCTTCTGGCAGCACCCGCTGCGGTGCTTGGCCTTGCCTCGGTCGCCTTCAGCTTCCTCGGCGACGGGCTCAACGATGCGCTCAATCCGAAAGGCAGCAAATGA
- a CDS encoding ABC transporter permease, producing the protein MLRYVLSRFAIWIPSVLVVMLAVYAMAFYGAGDPIKLIFLRAPGDVAYNPERIEAIRESAGLNKPFIEQFLLYIWNLLHGQFGNSLSSGRSVWAMVKAAAPVSFQLAICSIFLTAVVAIPLGMIAALNQNSRIDYTILGSALFLWAIPAYVAGPLLMVGLIVFLPMIKVPYGWGGVFDVRIILPLIVLSFQPIALIVRQTRAAVIEVLSEDFVRTARAKGVPEIAVALKHVLRPVLTPVVTQLGLIMITIVNGAIFVELVFGLPGLGRLTVQALTNSDYPVILAITLIGSFLVMASNLLVDILYPLLDPRASAASRSR; encoded by the coding sequence TTGCTTCGCTATGTGCTCTCACGGTTTGCCATCTGGATACCGTCCGTTCTCGTCGTCATGCTGGCGGTCTACGCCATGGCCTTTTATGGCGCCGGTGATCCAATCAAGCTGATCTTTCTTCGTGCCCCCGGCGACGTTGCCTATAATCCGGAGCGCATCGAGGCGATCCGCGAAAGCGCGGGGCTGAACAAGCCCTTCATCGAGCAATTCCTGCTTTACATCTGGAACCTGCTGCACGGCCAGTTCGGCAATTCCTTGAGCTCCGGCCGCTCCGTCTGGGCGATGGTGAAAGCCGCAGCCCCGGTCTCCTTCCAGCTCGCCATTTGTTCCATCTTCCTCACGGCCGTCGTTGCGATCCCGCTCGGCATGATCGCGGCGCTCAACCAGAATTCGCGGATCGATTATACGATCCTCGGCTCGGCACTGTTCCTGTGGGCAATCCCGGCTTATGTCGCTGGACCATTGCTGATGGTCGGGCTCATCGTATTCCTGCCGATGATCAAGGTGCCCTATGGCTGGGGCGGCGTCTTCGATGTGCGCATCATTTTGCCGCTCATCGTTCTGTCCTTCCAGCCGATCGCCCTGATCGTCCGCCAGACCCGCGCCGCTGTTATCGAGGTGTTGTCTGAGGATTTCGTGCGTACGGCCCGGGCCAAGGGGGTGCCGGAGATTGCCGTGGCGCTGAAGCATGTGCTGCGCCCGGTGTTGACGCCGGTGGTCACCCAGCTCGGCCTCATCATGATCACCATCGTCAACGGCGCGATCTTCGTCGAGCTGGTCTTCGGCCTTCCCGGCCTTGGCCGCCTGACGGTGCAGGCGCTCACCAATTCCGACTATCCGGTGATCCTCGCGATAACGCTGATCGGATCGTTCCTCGTCATGGCATCGAACCTGCTGGTGGATATTCTTTATCCGCTGCTTGATCCGCGTGCCAGTGCCGCTTCAAGGAGCCGATGA
- a CDS encoding ABC transporter substrate-binding protein, whose protein sequence is MTGRNEKSAAGISRRDALKFGLAAGVGFTLLGMNARIVMAQDGQVLKAIHPAFDQDWSPLRGGGRPFRWNSFWWASPMYFDAEGKIQPYVFTSWESPDNKVWTFKIDPKAVFSDGSKITSADVKGSWQVAAMPNTKSQRADQVLSKVDGYKDLSGGTAPELSGVATPDEGTVVVTLSEVDPIFFMRMANHIIPITKASQSRGADGEEVADWYKPDSGAVYSGPFKMTALDIDAGTLVFEPNENFFGPKPKLARIELSSVEDNVTATSLIKSGEYNAHTELVTSTIIQDLGPEFSAGPIIPTSQHFWFNASRAPMDDPKVRQALIMAVDRDGLFKASYPDGPHKKADQILNSVPGADDSGFEPYPFDPEAAKKLLAESSYGGPERLPKLMFVGVSAPAIEAAAQFIAEQWRQNLGITAVDMKPQQDAYAGPDQNAVQIFRDDVGTRVPDAVSYLAGSIASSSSNAQNKLGGYKNDKVDSLLAEASTKAADDPERVKLAQEAQKAFRDDWAFIPWYSQAMSRWAVKEVKGMEKNLDWQVVAPWDVSIG, encoded by the coding sequence ATGACAGGTCGTAATGAGAAATCCGCCGCCGGAATTTCGCGCCGTGATGCGCTGAAGTTCGGCCTTGCCGCTGGCGTCGGCTTTACGCTGCTTGGAATGAACGCCCGCATCGTCATGGCGCAGGACGGCCAGGTGCTGAAGGCGATCCATCCCGCTTTCGACCAGGATTGGTCGCCGCTGCGCGGTGGCGGGCGTCCCTTCCGCTGGAACTCCTTCTGGTGGGCCTCGCCGATGTATTTCGATGCCGAAGGCAAGATCCAGCCTTACGTCTTCACCAGCTGGGAATCGCCGGACAACAAGGTCTGGACCTTCAAGATCGACCCCAAGGCCGTCTTCTCGGATGGCAGCAAGATCACCTCTGCCGACGTCAAGGGTTCATGGCAGGTCGCTGCCATGCCGAACACCAAGAGCCAGCGCGCCGATCAGGTACTGAGCAAGGTGGACGGCTACAAGGATCTGAGTGGCGGCACGGCTCCGGAACTGTCCGGTGTCGCAACGCCGGATGAGGGCACCGTCGTCGTCACGCTCTCCGAAGTCGATCCGATCTTCTTCATGCGCATGGCCAACCACATCATCCCGATCACTAAGGCCTCGCAGTCGCGTGGTGCCGATGGTGAGGAAGTGGCCGATTGGTACAAGCCCGACAGCGGCGCTGTCTATTCCGGACCGTTCAAGATGACCGCGCTGGATATCGATGCCGGCACGCTGGTGTTCGAGCCGAACGAAAACTTCTTTGGCCCGAAGCCGAAACTGGCACGCATCGAACTGAGCTCCGTCGAAGACAACGTGACGGCAACGTCGCTGATCAAGTCAGGTGAATACAATGCCCATACCGAGCTTGTGACTTCGACGATCATCCAGGATCTCGGCCCAGAATTCTCCGCCGGCCCGATCATCCCGACGAGCCAGCATTTCTGGTTCAACGCCAGCCGCGCACCGATGGATGATCCGAAGGTTCGCCAGGCGCTGATCATGGCAGTGGATCGCGATGGTCTCTTCAAGGCCTCCTATCCGGATGGTCCGCACAAGAAGGCCGACCAGATCCTCAACTCGGTACCCGGTGCAGACGATTCCGGCTTCGAGCCCTATCCGTTCGATCCTGAAGCCGCCAAGAAGCTGCTGGCAGAATCGAGCTATGGCGGGCCGGAGCGTCTTCCGAAGCTGATGTTCGTCGGCGTCTCGGCACCGGCCATCGAGGCTGCAGCCCAGTTCATCGCCGAGCAGTGGCGCCAGAACCTCGGCATCACCGCCGTCGATATGAAGCCACAGCAGGATGCCTACGCCGGTCCCGACCAGAACGCGGTCCAGATCTTCCGTGATGACGTCGGCACCCGCGTTCCCGATGCCGTCAGCTATCTCGCCGGCTCGATCGCCTCGTCCTCGTCCAACGCCCAGAACAAGCTCGGCGGCTACAAGAACGACAAGGTCGATAGCCTGCTTGCCGAAGCTTCGACCAAGGCGGCGGATGATCCGGAGCGCGTAAAGCTCGCCCAGGAAGCCCAGAAGGCCTTCCGCGACGACTGGGCCTTCATCCCGTGGTATTCTCAGGCGATGTCCCGCTGGGCCGTCAAGGAAGTCAAGGGCATGGAAAAGAACCTCGACTGGCAGGTTGTTGCTCCCTGGGATGTTTCGATCGGCTGA
- a CDS encoding dihydrodipicolinate synthase family protein codes for MRKHAISGVFSAATTPLNADGTPDLGLFTEHCQRLLSEGCHGVALLGTTGEANSFSSRERFAILEAALNAGIASDKLLPGTGVVALSETVELTKHALSHGVTTVVMLPPFYYKGVSDEGLFTAYAQILDKIDDNRLKVILYHIPQVSGVPLSVPLIERLVAAYPDTVVGIKESAGDFNNMQAIIAACPGFSVLCGADPLLLPLLKAGGAGCITATSNLVADSLRTVYDHVADESKTSVVEAAQARINAYRTLSNSYVQIPTIKAMVGLKTGNDAWRRTRAPLVPLNDEEYASLSQAFAALP; via the coding sequence TTGAGAAAGCACGCGATATCAGGCGTTTTCAGCGCCGCCACGACGCCCCTGAACGCGGACGGAACACCGGATCTCGGCCTGTTTACCGAGCATTGTCAAAGGCTTCTGTCCGAGGGTTGCCACGGCGTCGCGCTGCTCGGCACAACCGGGGAAGCCAACTCCTTTTCCTCGCGGGAACGGTTTGCGATTTTGGAGGCGGCGTTGAACGCCGGCATTGCTTCAGACAAGTTGTTGCCAGGAACGGGGGTCGTCGCTCTTTCCGAAACCGTCGAACTGACGAAACACGCACTTTCCCATGGCGTAACCACCGTGGTGATGCTGCCACCCTTCTACTACAAGGGTGTTTCCGACGAGGGCCTCTTCACCGCCTATGCCCAGATTCTCGACAAGATCGATGACAACAGGCTGAAGGTGATCCTCTACCATATTCCGCAGGTCTCCGGCGTTCCGCTCTCCGTCCCGCTGATCGAGCGACTGGTTGCCGCCTATCCCGACACTGTCGTCGGCATCAAGGAATCTGCTGGCGATTTCAACAACATGCAGGCGATTATTGCCGCCTGCCCCGGCTTCTCCGTGCTCTGCGGCGCTGATCCACTGCTCCTGCCCCTGCTGAAAGCCGGCGGTGCGGGCTGCATCACGGCCACGTCCAATCTCGTGGCGGATTCGCTGCGCACGGTCTACGACCATGTCGCCGATGAGAGCAAGACGTCAGTTGTCGAGGCGGCGCAGGCGCGCATCAACGCCTACCGCACATTGTCGAACTCCTATGTGCAGATCCCGACAATCAAGGCAATGGTCGGTTTGAAGACCGGCAACGACGCCTGGCGCCGCACGCGTGCACCGCTTGTCCCGTTGAATGACGAGGAATACGCGAGCCTCTCGCAGGCTTTCGCAGCACTGCCGTGA
- a CDS encoding sialidase family protein, whose protein sequence is MTVTALPAQTIPALMTGQLTPDARIPGATNAFLPSPCIQNHAANLAFLPDGTLTCVWFGGTMEGMGDISVYISRLAPGALEWSEAEKLSDDPAKSEQNPLIFTAPDGKVWLLYTSQTSGDQDGAVVKCRISEDGGNSFGPVRVLCDLPGTFVRQPIVVNGNGDWLLPTFRCRSLPGQRWSGDADTAGVLISKDAGESWTMVDVPDSIGAVHMNILDLGDGTMTALFRHRYAQNVLQSHSSDDGLNWSSPTATNLPNNNSSIQSILLKDQRIAIVYNHSNAASSDARRQSLYDEIEGEAPATIAESSQSDTERKAIWGVPRAPLSLAMGQPDQGEFERRVDLDTGDGYCLSNNSKDQLNREFSYPSIVQGPDGDLHVAYTYYRRAIKYVRIPLTAAG, encoded by the coding sequence ATGACTGTCACGGCCCTGCCCGCCCAGACCATTCCTGCCTTGATGACCGGTCAATTAACGCCGGATGCTCGAATTCCGGGCGCAACGAATGCGTTCCTACCATCGCCCTGCATCCAGAATCACGCCGCAAACCTCGCATTTTTGCCGGATGGTACGCTGACCTGCGTCTGGTTCGGCGGCACGATGGAGGGGATGGGCGACATCTCCGTTTACATCTCGCGCCTTGCGCCGGGCGCCTTGGAATGGTCGGAAGCGGAGAAACTCTCCGACGATCCGGCCAAATCCGAGCAGAATCCGTTGATTTTCACGGCTCCCGACGGCAAAGTGTGGCTGCTCTACACGTCGCAGACGTCAGGCGACCAGGATGGCGCAGTTGTCAAATGCCGCATCTCCGAGGATGGCGGCAATAGCTTCGGTCCCGTCCGCGTGCTTTGCGACCTGCCCGGAACCTTCGTGCGCCAGCCGATCGTCGTGAATGGCAACGGAGACTGGCTTTTGCCGACCTTCCGCTGCCGCAGCCTGCCCGGCCAGCGATGGAGCGGCGATGCCGATACCGCCGGTGTATTGATCTCGAAAGATGCCGGCGAAAGCTGGACCATGGTGGATGTGCCCGACAGTATCGGTGCGGTTCACATGAACATTCTCGATCTCGGCGACGGCACCATGACTGCCCTCTTCCGACATCGGTATGCGCAAAACGTTCTGCAAAGCCACTCGAGCGACGATGGCTTAAACTGGAGCTCGCCAACAGCCACCAACCTGCCCAACAACAATTCGTCTATCCAGTCTATTCTCTTGAAAGATCAACGGATTGCCATTGTCTACAACCACAGCAATGCAGCATCTTCCGATGCCCGGCGCCAATCGCTCTATGACGAAATCGAGGGCGAAGCGCCTGCGACGATAGCGGAGTCGTCGCAAAGCGACACGGAACGAAAGGCAATCTGGGGCGTGCCACGCGCGCCGCTCAGCCTTGCCATGGGCCAGCCGGATCAGGGTGAGTTCGAAAGGCGCGTCGATCTCGACACGGGCGACGGCTATTGCCTCAGCAACAACTCTAAAGACCAGCTCAACCGCGAATTTTCCTATCCCTCGATCGTGCAGGGACCGGATGGCGACCTGCACGTCGCCTATACCTATTACCGCCGGGCGATCAAATACGTGCGTATACCCTTGACCGCGGCCGGTTAG
- a CDS encoding iron-containing alcohol dehydrogenase, with protein sequence MVSLDSPITIVRPHLIEFGVGTASRLGKWAEDKGFKRIFVISDAFNASRVDVLELKGDVTVFSEVTPEPDIANLDKVLAAAEQAKAELVVGFGGGSAMDLAKLAAVLGGSSQTLREVVGPNKVKGPRTVALAQVPTTSGTGSEAGIRALITDPETQAKLAVESILMLADIAVVDPALTFTVPARTTAATGVDAMAHCVEAFTNRKAHPMIDIYAIEGARLVGKYLARAVRDGNDAQARAGLSLASLYGGFCLGPVNTAGGHALAYPLGTRWHVAHGAANALIFPHVLAFNTPSVAEKTRAVMEALGSSVSDDVASVFEAAYGFCETLGIEMTLSGLGVPKDDLDAMADDAFAIRRLLDNNPRDLTRADIRSIYEAAY encoded by the coding sequence ATGGTCAGTCTGGATTCGCCGATCACCATCGTCCGGCCACATCTCATCGAGTTCGGCGTCGGCACTGCCAGCCGGCTCGGCAAATGGGCCGAAGACAAAGGCTTCAAGCGCATTTTCGTGATTTCCGACGCCTTCAATGCCTCGCGCGTCGATGTTCTCGAGCTGAAAGGGGATGTCACGGTTTTCTCCGAGGTGACGCCTGAGCCCGATATCGCCAATCTCGACAAGGTACTGGCAGCGGCGGAGCAGGCGAAGGCCGAGCTCGTCGTCGGCTTCGGCGGCGGCAGCGCCATGGATCTTGCCAAGCTCGCCGCCGTGCTTGGCGGCTCGTCCCAGACGCTGCGTGAGGTCGTTGGTCCGAACAAGGTGAAAGGGCCGCGCACGGTCGCTCTTGCCCAGGTGCCGACAACCTCCGGCACCGGCAGTGAAGCCGGCATCCGGGCTTTGATCACCGACCCGGAAACCCAGGCGAAACTGGCGGTCGAGAGCATCCTCATGCTGGCCGATATCGCCGTTGTCGATCCGGCGCTCACCTTTACCGTTCCCGCGCGCACCACGGCTGCCACGGGCGTCGATGCCATGGCGCATTGCGTCGAGGCCTTCACCAACCGCAAGGCCCATCCGATGATCGATATCTACGCGATCGAGGGTGCGCGGCTGGTCGGCAAATATCTCGCCCGCGCTGTGCGCGATGGCAACGATGCCCAGGCGCGCGCCGGCCTTTCGCTTGCCTCGCTCTATGGAGGCTTCTGCCTCGGCCCGGTCAATACGGCCGGCGGCCATGCGCTGGCCTATCCGCTTGGCACCCGCTGGCATGTGGCCCATGGCGCCGCCAACGCGCTGATCTTCCCGCATGTGCTGGCCTTCAACACGCCCTCGGTGGCGGAAAAGACGCGCGCTGTCATGGAAGCGCTCGGCTCGTCCGTGTCGGATGATGTTGCCTCGGTTTTCGAGGCCGCCTATGGCTTTTGCGAAACGCTGGGTATCGAGATGACCCTGTCGGGACTTGGCGTTCCGAAGGATGATCTCGATGCCATGGCCGACGACGCCTTCGCCATCCGCCGCCTGCTGGATAACAATCCGCGCGACCTGACGCGTGCCGATATCCGCTCGATCTACGAAGCCGCGTACTGA
- the pdxA gene encoding 4-hydroxythreonine-4-phosphate dehydrogenase PdxA, which produces MDRNAKVAVTLGDPAGVGPEVIIKALAALPPEERQDFVIVGNTEALERAGKATGISLRFGPVASEDGSVIAVDEVPLNAALPEIGKVSPIAGDACVRYISRAVDLAMAKDADVIVTAPINKEAMNLAGHHYDGHTGLLAHLTGSKSSFMLLASERLNTIHVSTHISLRGAIDRAKTERVLATIEAGHKHFLRLGKKARIAVAGINPHCGENGLFGTEDSEFLAPAVELAQAKGIDVVGPISADTVFARAYNGAFDLVIAQYHDQGHIPIKLVAFDTAVNVSLGLPIDRVSVDHGTAFDIAGTGKANHVNMLSAIAYARLMARSPRAETV; this is translated from the coding sequence ATGGACAGAAATGCAAAAGTTGCGGTGACCCTGGGCGATCCCGCCGGCGTCGGCCCTGAAGTCATCATCAAGGCGCTCGCCGCGCTACCACCTGAAGAACGCCAGGATTTCGTCATCGTCGGCAATACCGAAGCGCTGGAGCGTGCGGGAAAAGCGACGGGTATCTCGCTGCGCTTCGGGCCGGTGGCTTCGGAAGATGGTTCGGTAATTGCCGTCGATGAAGTGCCACTCAATGCCGCCCTGCCGGAGATCGGCAAGGTGAGCCCGATCGCTGGCGATGCTTGCGTGCGTTACATCAGCCGCGCCGTCGATCTCGCGATGGCAAAAGACGCTGATGTGATCGTCACAGCGCCGATCAACAAGGAAGCGATGAACCTTGCCGGCCATCATTATGACGGCCATACCGGGCTCCTGGCGCATCTGACGGGATCGAAGAGTTCCTTCATGCTGCTCGCCTCGGAGCGGCTGAACACGATCCACGTTTCCACCCATATCTCTCTGCGCGGCGCCATCGACCGGGCAAAGACCGAGCGCGTGCTGGCGACTATCGAGGCCGGACACAAGCACTTCCTGCGCCTCGGCAAAAAGGCCCGGATCGCCGTTGCCGGTATCAACCCGCATTGCGGCGAAAACGGACTGTTCGGCACGGAAGATAGTGAATTTCTGGCCCCTGCCGTGGAATTGGCGCAGGCCAAGGGCATTGATGTCGTCGGGCCGATTTCCGCCGATACGGTTTTCGCCCGCGCCTATAACGGCGCCTTCGATCTCGTCATTGCACAGTATCACGACCAGGGCCATATCCCGATCAAGCTCGTCGCCTTCGATACCGCGGTCAACGTCTCGCTCGGCCTGCCGATCGATCGCGTCTCCGTCGATCACGGCACTGCCTTCGATATCGCCGGCACTGGCAAGGCAAATCATGTGAACATGCTTTCGGCCATCGCCTATGCGCGGCTGATGGCCCGCTCGCCGCGCGCAGAGACCGTTTAA